The following proteins are co-located in the Ictalurus punctatus breed USDA103 chromosome 14, Coco_2.0, whole genome shotgun sequence genome:
- the sfxn1 gene encoding sideroflexin-1 → MAAELSTSINIKEPRWDQGTFVGRAKHFFTVTDPRNILLSNEQLEKARRIIQDYRQGVVSPGLTEDELWRAKYVFDSAFHPDTGEKMLLIGRMSAQVPMNMTITGCMMTFYRTTPAVLFWQWINQSFNAIVNYTNRSGDAPITVNQLGTAYVSATTGAVATALGLNSLAKHISPLVGRFVPFAAVAAANCINIPLMRQRELKHGIPVMDENGNRLGESSKAAQQAISQVVISRILMASPGMAIPPFLMNSLEQKAFLKRFPWMSAPIQVGLVGFCLVFATPLCCALFPQKSSMAVSRLEPEIQEKIRSSHPGVERVYFNKGL, encoded by the exons ATGGCGGCCGAGCTCTCCACCTCGATAAACATCAAAGAGCCTCGCTGGGATCAGGGGACGTTCGTGGGCAGAGCCAAACATTTCTTCACCGTCACAGACCCACGCAACATTCTGCTGTCTAACGAGCAGCTCGAGAAAGCACGCAGGATCATACAGGATTACAG ACAGGGAGTGGTGTCTCCAGGTCTGACAGAAGATGAGCTCTGGAGGGCCAAATATGTTTTTGACTCTGCGTTCCATCCAGACACGGGTGAGAAGATGCTGCTTATCGGCCGCATGTCCGCTCAGGTGCCCATGAATATGACCATCACCGGCTGCATGATGACCTTCTATAG gacaaCCCCAGCAGTTCTGTTCTGGCAGTGGATCAATCAGTCCTTCAATGCAATAGTCAACTACACCAACCGCAGTGGTGACGCTCCCATTACAGTAAA TCAGCTCGGCACGGCGTACGTCTCGGCCACAACGGGAGCGGTGGCCACGGCATTAGGACTCAACTCGCTCGCAAAG cACATCTCTCCACTTGTAGGACGCTTTGTGCCATTTGCTGCTGTAGCTGCTGCTAACTGTATCAACATTCCACTGATGAGGCAGAG AGAGCTGAAGCACGGCATTCCAGTCATGGATGAGAACGGGAATCGGTTAGGGGAGTCCTCAAAAGCGGCGCAGCAGGCAATCTCACAAGTCGTGATCTCCAGAATCCTCATGGCCTCTCCTGGAATGG caattcCACCATTTTTAATGAACTCCCTTGAACAGAAAGCATTCCTGAAG AGGTTCCCGTGGATGAGTGCACCCATTCAGGTTGGCCTGGTGGGATTCTG CTTGGTGTTTGCCACTCCGCTGTGCTGCGCCCTGTTCCCACAGAAGAG ctcgaTGGCCGTGAGCCGTCTGGAACCTGAGATACAGGAGAAGATCCGCTCGAGTCACCCGGGAGTGGAGAGAGTTTACTTCAACAAAGGATTATGA